The Apium graveolens cultivar Ventura chromosome 11, ASM990537v1, whole genome shotgun sequence genome has a window encoding:
- the LOC141696151 gene encoding uncharacterized protein LOC141696151: MTGDEEIFRELDISQVSKVRIGNGAHIAINGKGIVAIESCRGTKLISEVLFVPEIDQNLLSVGQLTEIGFKVIFENKQCSIKDGNNNDVFKVKMKGKSFLLDPIKEDQAAYSAITTSAELWHKRMGHFHHTVILNM, translated from the coding sequence ATGACTGGAGATGAAGAAATTTTCAGAGAGCTGGACATATCACAAGTATCGAAGGTTAGAATTGGAAACGGTGCACATATTGCCATAAATGGAAAGGGAATAGTCGCTATTGAAAGCTGTAGAGGTACGAAATTAATTTCTGAAGTGTTGTTTGTTCCTGAAATTGATCAAAATCTTTTAAGTGTTGGACAATTGACTGAGATAGGTTTTAAAGTTATATTTGAGAATAAACAATGCTCGATCAAAGATGGAAATAACAATGATGTTTTTAAAGTTAAAATGAAAGGAAAGAGTTTTTTGCTTGATCCAATAAAGGAGGATCAAGCTGCATATTCAGCTATCACAACTAGTGCAGAATTGTGGCATAAAAGGATGGGCCATTTTCATCATACAGTGATACTGAATATGTAA